In Asterias rubens chromosome 15, eAstRub1.3, whole genome shotgun sequence, a genomic segment contains:
- the LOC117300131 gene encoding ADP-ribosylation factor-like protein 5B, with the protein MGFVFSKIWSLFNNEEHKVIIVGLDNAGKTTILYQILMNEVVHTSPTIGSNVEEVKWKNIHFLMWDIGGQESLRSAWGTYYAGTECVILVIDSTDRERLHVSKEELYVMLANEDLKHAAVLLFANKQDLKGSMTSAEISQQLNLTSIKDHHWHIQACCALTGEGLIKGLEWIANQIRR; encoded by the exons ATGGGTTTTGTATTTTCCAAGATCTGGAGTCTGTTTAATAATGAAG aACACAAGGTTATAATAGTTGGTCTGGACAATGCCGGAAAGACAACCATTTTATACCAAAT CCTAATGAATGAAGTGGTCCACACATCACCTACAATAGGTAGCAATGTAGAAGAAGTCAAATGGAAAAATATACACTTCTTAATGTGGGATATTGGTGGGCAGGAATCGTTACGATCAGCCTGGGGAACCTACTATGCTGGAACGGAG TGTGTAATACTTGTTATAGATAGCACAGATAGAGAAAGGTTACACGTTAGTAAAGAAGAACTCTATGTCATGTTAGCAAATGAG gatttgaaacatgCAGCAGTCCTCCTTTTTGCCAATAAACAAGATTTAAAAGGTTCAATGACATCAGCTGAGATATCACAACAGCTTAATCTGACTTCAATTAAGGATCATCATTGGCACATACAAGCCTGCTGTGCACTTACTGGAGAGGG ATTAATCAAGGGATTGGAATGGATTGCAAATCAGATACGGAGGTGA
- the LOC117300128 gene encoding rac GTPase-activating protein 1-like isoform X1 — protein sequence MSIVADFDEICHYQSVLSKGCEPEFLKFTRNQDSCRRQWLDAMQKRLHMQEFITKVTAEKDGLDVKLKLARNHIDTEMKRRTKAEAKTDQLEQQIMLIRELLADNKMNQLSEKERESLAFLNGMEQQNGGTPGRNRLSAVHELSADLLSPSDVSYDHTEEDLDVSYLRGGKTWTRFASKKRPSAPPLEDDTPPKKMKTAQYMTSPLHKQDTSVVTTTVTVSPSGPIVTSTQVETVPRLEKSFTRPPGPRNRGRPSRELLKSGGHNDSDDSFWGLPENQHLKAALNNGTVTQHLNLSKPVKVIKQRQHSFCTKTIIKPETCKSCGKKIIKFGKYALKCKDCRMVCHPDCQGSAPLPCVPVTVTPKKGRLMPTNIPLSEVAPSTSPMVPAIVVQCITEIEKRGMSEEGLYRLSGSERIIKELKEKFLLGKDLHFEKVYDIHNITGLLKDFLRSISEPLVTFKLHETFMKAAGLSDPEDSITFTYQAISELPLVNRDTLAYVVLHLQRVSESRACKMNVVNLARVFGPTIVGHSCPDPEPLEMLNDTKLQPAVVDRLISLPTDFWKAFVNLDTENTMTGDMNVIHNKHFGTPEAVVSGAQYITMSKTPSNKKSKKPDGNRFAAVNTPNTRSKMGSKTPSSSSISKARSIFSKASLTPRFGSKSEKSKKTQFFASPTLR from the exons ATGTCGATTGTTGCTGACTTTGATGAGATCTGTCACTACCAGTCAGTGCTGAGCAAAGGATGTGAACCAG AATTCCTGAAGTTCACAAGGAATCAAGATTCCTGCAGACGTCAATGGCTTGATGCGATGCAGAAGAGACTTCACATGCAGGAATTCATTACCAAGGTTACAGCGGAAAAAGATGGACTGGATGTGAAACTCAAACTTGCCAG GAATCATATTGATACGGAAATGAAAAGACGAACAAAAGCTGAGGCAAAAACGGACCAGTTG GAGCAACAAATCATGCTGATCCGAGAACTACTCGCTGACAACAAGATGAATCAGCTGTCAGAGAAAGAGCGTGAAAGTCTAGCGTTTCTGAACGGGATGGAGCAACAGAATGGAGGTACTCCTGGAAGGAATAGACTCTCTGCTGTACATGAATTATCTGCTGATCTTCTATCACCATCTGACGTAAGCTATGACCATACAGAAGAAGATTTAGATGTATCGTATCTACGAGGTGGCAAGACTTGGACTCGATTTGCTTCCAAGAAG AGACCGAGTGCACCCCCACTAGAAGATGATACACCTCCTAAGAAAATGAAGACAGCACAGTACATGACAAGCCCTCTTCACAAACAG GACACATCTGTTGTAACAACCACTGTGACTGTGTCACCAAGCGGTCCAATAGTGACATCTACTCAGGTAGAAACCGTCCCAAGACTAGAGAAGAGCTTTACTCGCCCTCCAGGACCAAGAAACCGTGGCAGACCATCCAGAGAACTCCTCAAGAGTGGAG GTCACAATGACTCTGACGATTCATTCTGGGGTCTTCCTGAGAACCAACATCTGAAGGCAGCATTAAACAACGGAACAGTGACCCAACATCTTAATCTTAGCAAACCTGTTAAGGTTATCAAACAGAGACAGCATTCCTTCTGCACAAAGACCATCATTAAGCCAGAGACATGCAAATCG tgtGGAAAGAAAATCATCAAGTTTGGCAAGTATGCACTAAAATGCAAAG ATTGTCGGATGGTCTGTCACCCTGACTGCCAGGGCTCAGCACCATTACCATGTGTACCTGTAACTGTAACACCCAAGAAGGGTAGACTGATGCCGACTAATATCCCACTCAGTGAAGTAGCACCATCGACATCTCCCATGGTACCTGCCATTGTG GTTCAATGTATAACTGAGATTGAGAAACGAGGGATGAGTGAAGAAGGATTATATCGTCTCTCAGGATCAGAGCGTATCATCAAAGAACTCAAAGAGAAATTCTTGCTTGGAAAAGACCTTCATTTT GAAAAAGTTTATGACATCCACAacatcacaggtttgttgaaaGACTTTCTGCGTAGTATTTCTGAGCCTTTGGTGACATTCAAGCTTCATGAGACGTTCATGAAAGCTGCTGGATTATCAGATCCTGAGGATAGCATCACTTTCACCTATCAAGCCATCAGTGAGTTGCCGTTGGTCAATCGGGATACACTGGCTTATGTTGTGCTTCATTTGCAGAG AGTGTCGGAGAGCCGTGCTTGCAAGATGAATGTAGTCAACCTTGCTCGTGTCTTTGGACCAACCATTGTTGGTCATTCATGTCCAGACCCAGAACCACTTGAGATGCTCAATGACACCAAGCTGCAACCCGCT GTTGTAGATCGGTTGATCTCGTTACCTACAGACTTCTGGAAGGCATTTGTTAACCTTGATACAGAGAATACAATGACAGGAGACATGAATGTTATTCATAATAAACACTTTGGTACACCAGAGGCTGTGGTTTCAGGAG CCCAGTACATAACCATGTCAAAGACGCCCAGCAACAAGAAGTCTAAAAAAC CTGATGGTAACAGGTTTGCAGCAGTCAACACTCCCAACACTCGCAGTAAGATGGGATCTAAGACTCCATCTAGTTCCTCTATCAGTAAAGCAAGATCTATCTTCTCTAAAGCTTCACTCACTCCAAG GTTTGGCAGTAAATCCGAGAAGTCTAAGAAGACGCAGTTCTTTGCTTCACCAACGCTGAGATAA
- the LOC117300128 gene encoding rac GTPase-activating protein 1-like isoform X2 — translation MSIVADFDEICHYQSVLSKGCEPEFLKFTRNQDSCRRQWLDAMQKRLHMQEFITKVTAEKDGLDVKLKLARNHIDTEMKRRTKAEAKTDQLEQQIMLIRELLADNKMNQLSEKERESLAFLNGMEQQNGGTPGRNRLSAVHELSADLLSPSDVSYDHTEEDLDVSYLRGGKTWTRFASKKRPSAPPLEDDTPPKKMKTAQYMTSPLHKQDTSVVTTTVTVSPSGPIVTSTQVETVPRLEKSFTRPPGPRNRGRPSRELLKSGGHNDSDDSFWGLPENQHLKAALNNGTVTQHLNLSKPVKVIKQRQHSFCTKTIIKPETCKSCGKKIIKFGKYALKCKDCRMVCHPDCQGSAPLPCVPVTVTPKKGRLMPTNIPLSEVAPSTSPMVPAIVVQCITEIEKRGMSEEGLYRLSGSERIIKELKEKFLLGKDLHFEKVYDIHNITGLLKDFLRSISEPLVTFKLHETFMKAAGLSDPEDSITFTYQAISELPLVNRDTLAYVVLHLQRVSESRACKMNVVNLARVFGPTIVGHSCPDPEPLEMLNDTKLQPAVVDRLISLPTDFWKAFVNLDTENTMTGDMNVIHNKHFGTPEAVVSGADGNRFAAVNTPNTRSKMGSKTPSSSSISKARSIFSKASLTPRFGSKSEKSKKTQFFASPTLR, via the exons ATGTCGATTGTTGCTGACTTTGATGAGATCTGTCACTACCAGTCAGTGCTGAGCAAAGGATGTGAACCAG AATTCCTGAAGTTCACAAGGAATCAAGATTCCTGCAGACGTCAATGGCTTGATGCGATGCAGAAGAGACTTCACATGCAGGAATTCATTACCAAGGTTACAGCGGAAAAAGATGGACTGGATGTGAAACTCAAACTTGCCAG GAATCATATTGATACGGAAATGAAAAGACGAACAAAAGCTGAGGCAAAAACGGACCAGTTG GAGCAACAAATCATGCTGATCCGAGAACTACTCGCTGACAACAAGATGAATCAGCTGTCAGAGAAAGAGCGTGAAAGTCTAGCGTTTCTGAACGGGATGGAGCAACAGAATGGAGGTACTCCTGGAAGGAATAGACTCTCTGCTGTACATGAATTATCTGCTGATCTTCTATCACCATCTGACGTAAGCTATGACCATACAGAAGAAGATTTAGATGTATCGTATCTACGAGGTGGCAAGACTTGGACTCGATTTGCTTCCAAGAAG AGACCGAGTGCACCCCCACTAGAAGATGATACACCTCCTAAGAAAATGAAGACAGCACAGTACATGACAAGCCCTCTTCACAAACAG GACACATCTGTTGTAACAACCACTGTGACTGTGTCACCAAGCGGTCCAATAGTGACATCTACTCAGGTAGAAACCGTCCCAAGACTAGAGAAGAGCTTTACTCGCCCTCCAGGACCAAGAAACCGTGGCAGACCATCCAGAGAACTCCTCAAGAGTGGAG GTCACAATGACTCTGACGATTCATTCTGGGGTCTTCCTGAGAACCAACATCTGAAGGCAGCATTAAACAACGGAACAGTGACCCAACATCTTAATCTTAGCAAACCTGTTAAGGTTATCAAACAGAGACAGCATTCCTTCTGCACAAAGACCATCATTAAGCCAGAGACATGCAAATCG tgtGGAAAGAAAATCATCAAGTTTGGCAAGTATGCACTAAAATGCAAAG ATTGTCGGATGGTCTGTCACCCTGACTGCCAGGGCTCAGCACCATTACCATGTGTACCTGTAACTGTAACACCCAAGAAGGGTAGACTGATGCCGACTAATATCCCACTCAGTGAAGTAGCACCATCGACATCTCCCATGGTACCTGCCATTGTG GTTCAATGTATAACTGAGATTGAGAAACGAGGGATGAGTGAAGAAGGATTATATCGTCTCTCAGGATCAGAGCGTATCATCAAAGAACTCAAAGAGAAATTCTTGCTTGGAAAAGACCTTCATTTT GAAAAAGTTTATGACATCCACAacatcacaggtttgttgaaaGACTTTCTGCGTAGTATTTCTGAGCCTTTGGTGACATTCAAGCTTCATGAGACGTTCATGAAAGCTGCTGGATTATCAGATCCTGAGGATAGCATCACTTTCACCTATCAAGCCATCAGTGAGTTGCCGTTGGTCAATCGGGATACACTGGCTTATGTTGTGCTTCATTTGCAGAG AGTGTCGGAGAGCCGTGCTTGCAAGATGAATGTAGTCAACCTTGCTCGTGTCTTTGGACCAACCATTGTTGGTCATTCATGTCCAGACCCAGAACCACTTGAGATGCTCAATGACACCAAGCTGCAACCCGCT GTTGTAGATCGGTTGATCTCGTTACCTACAGACTTCTGGAAGGCATTTGTTAACCTTGATACAGAGAATACAATGACAGGAGACATGAATGTTATTCATAATAAACACTTTGGTACACCAGAGGCTGTGGTTTCAGGAG CTGATGGTAACAGGTTTGCAGCAGTCAACACTCCCAACACTCGCAGTAAGATGGGATCTAAGACTCCATCTAGTTCCTCTATCAGTAAAGCAAGATCTATCTTCTCTAAAGCTTCACTCACTCCAAG GTTTGGCAGTAAATCCGAGAAGTCTAAGAAGACGCAGTTCTTTGCTTCACCAACGCTGAGATAA